Below is a window of Niabella agricola DNA.
TTCCGGCATTCCTTCGCAGTTGCTGGCCAACCGGCCAGATATCCGTCAGGCGGAACAGGCTCTGGCGGCGGCAAGGCTGGATGTAAAAGTGGCCCGGGCAGCTTTTTATCCTACCCTGGATCTTTCCGCGGCAATCGGTTTGCAGGCATTCAAACCGTCCTATCTGGCAAAATTGCCGGAATCGGTACTTTTTTCCCTGGCGGGCGAACTGGCAGGACCGCTGATCAACAAAAATGCCATCAAGGCCGAATTTGCCAGCGCGGATGCACGCCAGCAACAGGCCCTGTATGAATATGAAAAAACCATTTTAAACGCGGTGCGGGAAGTATCCAATGAGCTATCCAATATCGGTAACCTGGAGCAGAAATACCAGCTGAAGAACAATGAGGTGAATGCCCTGGCCCGGTCCATTGCAGTATCCAATGAATTGTACAAGGCCGCCAGGGCCGATTACCTGGAGGTACTGATGACCCAGCGGGATGCGCTGGAATCGCGGCTGGAGCTGGTAGAAACCCGTCAGCAGCAGTTTAGTGCAGTTACCCATATATACAGGGCCCTGGGCGGCGGATGGAAATGATTTTTTTTTCCCGCAGATCTATGCAGGTTTGCGGGAAAACTAACGGCATCTTCCGTACTCAAATTAAGCTAACCGAAGCGAATTATTTTATAGCTTAGCGGTGATGGTAACAGTTGCAGAAAAGGTAATTGATTTTAATCGTCATTTGCATTATACCGGCAAATTACCAGATGGCTTCCGGGTGATGAATCCCTACCTGGATAATCCTGAAACCCTGCAGGTGATGCGGAGATTTTATAATCGATATTATAACGATCGCCACCGGCGGAAATTTATCATCGGCATTAATCCAAGCCGCCACGGGGCTGGCGTAACAGGCGTACCCTTTACCGATACCAAAAGACTGGAACAGGTTTGTGGTATCAGGATGCAGTCGGCTTACACGCATGAAGTCTCCTCGGTATTTATGTATGATGTGATTGCAGCCTGGGGTGGTGCGGCCCGCTTTTATAATGAATTTTACATCAATTCGCCCTTCCCGCTGGCAATTGTCCGGAGCACAGAAGGAAGCAAATGGGTGAATGCGAACTATTATGACGATCCGGCGCTTTTTGAAATGGTAAAACCATTTATGATTGCGTCGATGAAAAAGCATATCAGCCTGGGATTGGATACTTCGGAGGTGTTTATCCTGGGAAAGAAAAACGCAGCGTTTATCAATAAGCTGAATGCTGCTGCCCGCTTATTTGATAAAGCCATTGTATTGGAGCATCCCCGTTATATTGAGCAATATCGGTCGAAGGACAAACAGCTGTATATTGATAAATACATCCGGGCGCTGGGTGGTGCCCTTTAAGGTACAACCGCGGGAAGCACAGGCTAAACCATTAAAGAAAATGCAGCGGGGCTTATTTATGCTTCCAGCGCTTTTACAATCCGGTGATACAATTCCTCATCGCTTACCGGCTCCGGTTGAAACGCGGTTCCGATCACTTTTTCGTATAATTCGATATAACGGTTCGAGATGGTTTGGATCCAGTCATCGCTCATTTCCGGAACGGTTTGCCCTTCCTTGCCCATAAAGCCGTTGGCGATGAGCCATTCCCGTACAAATTCTTTGCTGAGCTGTTTTTGCTTTTCGCCGGCTGCCAAACGTTCTTCAAATCCATCGGCATAAAAATACCGGGAACTGTCGGGCGTATGGATCTCATCCATCAGCATGATCGCGCCGTCTTTTTTGCCAAATTCGTATTTGGTATCTACAAGGATGAGGCCCTGCTTTGCCGCCAGTTCCTGTCCGCGTTTGAAAAGCGCCAGTGCCAATCGCTCCAGTTCGTTCCATTCACTTTCTGAGGCCAGTCCCTGGCGAATGATCTCTTCTTTACTGATGTCTTCGTCGTGCCCTTCGTCAGCCTTGGTGCTGGGGGTAATAATCGGTGTCGGAAATGCTTCATTTTCCCGCATGCCTTCGGGCAGCGGCACCCCGCATAATTCCCGTTTTCCAGACTGGTAGGTTCTCCAGGCATGCCCGGTTAAATGCCCCCGAACCACCATCTCAATTTTAAACGGAATGCACTTGATTCCTATGGAGGCATTGGGGGCCGGAACCTGCTGCAGCCAGTTTTCACAAATATCGCGGGTGGCATGGAGCATATACGCTGCTATCTGGTTCAGCACCTGTCCTTTAAAGGGGATCGGACGGGGCAGGATCACATCGAAAGCAGAAATACGGTCGGAAGCGATCATTACCAACCGTTCATCGTTGATGGTATACACATCGCGCACTTTGCCTTTATAAAAAGCGGTCTGGCCCGGGAAATTAAAGTTTGACATGCTGCGAAAATAATCAGCCTTTGAATATGAACGGCTTCTGGGCCTGAAAAAATTCCTGAGAACTTCCTTTGCCTCAAAATTAAATTTTTAATTACGACTAACAAGTGTTATTTTAACATTCAAAATAATCACAAAACCATTTAATTTATGAGACCTGCGATTCGCCTATTTGCCTTTTTATGCCTGTTCTGCCTCTATCATTCCATAGCGCTTGCCCAGCCCGGAACCATTACCGGTACTGTTAAAAACAGCGAAACAGGGGAAGGAATCAATGCGGCTTCCGTGATTGTTTCCGGGAGTGTTTCGGGGACCTACACCAGTACAGCCGGCAACTTTTCCATCCGTGTATCCTCGCTGCCGGTTAAAATCATTGTCAGTTCCGTTGGATATGCCACACAGGAGCTAACGGTGAGCTCCTATGAACCGGTAACCGTTTCCATGGTATTAGGTACGGCCCTCGGGCAGGAAGTAGTGGTTTCGGCCAGCCGTACGGCCGAGCGCCTGATTGAATCACCTGTTACAGTAGAACGGGTCAGTGCAGCCGCGATCAGAAATACCCCTGCAGCCAGTTACTATGACATTATTTCAAAATTGAAAGGAGTAGACGTGGTAAACGCATCCCTCACCTTCACATCACCCACCACCAGGGGATTTGGCGGGAGCGGTAATACCCGTTTCAACCAGCAGGTAGACGGGATCGATAACCAGGCGCCTGCCCTTAACTTTTCCGTAGGAAGCGTGGTAGGCCTAGGTGAGCTGGACGTGGAAAGTATGGAGTTGCTGCCCGGCGCCTCCTCCGCGTTGTACGGCTCGGGAGGTATGAACGGTACGCTGCTCGTAAACAGCAAAAACCCCTTTAATTATACCGGGCTTTCGTTCCAGGCAAAGACCGGGGTGATGAACCTGGATAACAAATGGAGAGGCGCATCGCCGTACTATAATTTCTCGCTGAGGTGGGCCCAGAAGGTATCCGAGAAATTTGCATATAAGATTACTTCTGAATATATACATGCAAAGGACTGGCTGGCGCGGGATTACCGGAACTATGGGCGCGTGGGTACCAACGGAATGATCAAAGACGGCACGCGGGATACGGATCCCAACTATGATGGAGTGAATGTATATGGTGATGAAACCACCATTAATTTAAGAGCGCTGGTGCTGAATGCCATTGGAGCCCAGGTGCCGTTCTGGCAATCCTATATCAGCCAATTGCCAGGTAATATTCCCGTTTCAAGAACCGGATATACAGAAGACGAACTGGCCGACCCCAATACCGTCAACTATAAGTTGGCGGGAGCGCTGCATTATAAGATCACGCCAAGAGTTGAGGCGATTCTGATGGGACAGTTTGGAACGGGGAATACCATTTATACCGGTAGCGACCGGTATTCGCTGAAAGATCTGAAAATTGCACAATACAAGTTTGAACTGCGGTCCGACAACTGGTTTGCCCGGGCATACACCACGCAGGAAAACGCCGGGGAATCACACAATCTTACCGCTACCGCGCGCCAGTTTAACGAACTGTGGAAGCCCAGCACCCAATGGTACCAGGAATATGGCTTTGCCTACCTGAATGCAAAAATGGCCGGCATGGGCGACCTGGATGCGCATAACCAGGCCCGCGCGGTGGCAGATGCAGGCCGGCCGGAAGCCGGGTCTGCAGAATTCAAAAGAATGTGGGATTCTGTGCGCTTAAAACCCATTTACAAAAACGGGGGCTTGTTCTTAGACAAATCGGATCTGTACGTAGCCGAAGGACAATATAATTTTTCATCCCTGCTCAATCATGTGGTGGATGTGCTGGTAGGCGGCAACTGGCGGCAATTTGTGTTAAACAGCGAAAAAACCCTGTTCCATGAAGTGAACGGTCCCATTAAAATCAATGAGCTGGGCGCCTACATGCAGGTGGGAAAAGAAATCATAAAGGACCGCTTAAAATTGACCGCTTCGGGCCGGTACGATAAGAATCAGTATTTCAAGGGTAAGTTTACACCCCGGATCACGGCAGTAATCCAGCCGGCAAAAGATCATAATATCCGTTTGTCGTACCAGACGGCCTACCGGTTCCCCAGCACCCAGCAGCAATGGATCGACCTTACAGTTGGCAGCGGCACATTGATCGGGGGAAATAAAGTGATATGGGAAGCCTATGACCTGATCAATAATCCGGGGTATTCAGCACCCGAGTTTATCGCCAACCCAGCCAACAGGATCCCGGTAACGTATAAGGAAATTAAACCGGAAAGTGTAGCCAGTTATGAACTGGGCTACAAAGCGCTGATTAAAAACAAGGTACTGTTGGACGCTTATGTATATACCGGGCAGTATGAAAACTTTATCGGAAGACGGGATGTGGTGCAATTCTATGATCAAAGCGATCCCACCAAATACCGGGGGATTTCGGTGGTGGTAAACTCCGATGTAAAAGTTAGAACGTTTGGCTGGGGGATGAGTATCGACTGGAGACTGCCGTCAAATTTTGCAGTGAACGGTAATATTTCTTCCGATGAGATCAAAGATGTACCTGATAATTTCCGGGCATCGTTCAATTCGCCTAAATACAGGACCTTGCTCGGATTGAGC
It encodes the following:
- a CDS encoding SMUG2 DNA glycosylase family protein, with the translated sequence MVTVAEKVIDFNRHLHYTGKLPDGFRVMNPYLDNPETLQVMRRFYNRYYNDRHRRKFIIGINPSRHGAGVTGVPFTDTKRLEQVCGIRMQSAYTHEVSSVFMYDVIAAWGGAARFYNEFYINSPFPLAIVRSTEGSKWVNANYYDDPALFEMVKPFMIASMKKHISLGLDTSEVFILGKKNAAFINKLNAAARLFDKAIVLEHPRYIEQYRSKDKQLYIDKYIRALGGAL
- a CDS encoding phosphoribosylaminoimidazolesuccinocarboxamide synthase, which produces MSNFNFPGQTAFYKGKVRDVYTINDERLVMIASDRISAFDVILPRPIPFKGQVLNQIAAYMLHATRDICENWLQQVPAPNASIGIKCIPFKIEMVVRGHLTGHAWRTYQSGKRELCGVPLPEGMRENEAFPTPIITPSTKADEGHDEDISKEEIIRQGLASESEWNELERLALALFKRGQELAAKQGLILVDTKYEFGKKDGAIMLMDEIHTPDSSRYFYADGFEERLAAGEKQKQLSKEFVREWLIANGFMGKEGQTVPEMSDDWIQTISNRYIELYEKVIGTAFQPEPVSDEELYHRIVKALEA
- a CDS encoding TonB-dependent receptor, producing MRPAIRLFAFLCLFCLYHSIALAQPGTITGTVKNSETGEGINAASVIVSGSVSGTYTSTAGNFSIRVSSLPVKIIVSSVGYATQELTVSSYEPVTVSMVLGTALGQEVVVSASRTAERLIESPVTVERVSAAAIRNTPAASYYDIISKLKGVDVVNASLTFTSPTTRGFGGSGNTRFNQQVDGIDNQAPALNFSVGSVVGLGELDVESMELLPGASSALYGSGGMNGTLLVNSKNPFNYTGLSFQAKTGVMNLDNKWRGASPYYNFSLRWAQKVSEKFAYKITSEYIHAKDWLARDYRNYGRVGTNGMIKDGTRDTDPNYDGVNVYGDETTINLRALVLNAIGAQVPFWQSYISQLPGNIPVSRTGYTEDELADPNTVNYKLAGALHYKITPRVEAILMGQFGTGNTIYTGSDRYSLKDLKIAQYKFELRSDNWFARAYTTQENAGESHNLTATARQFNELWKPSTQWYQEYGFAYLNAKMAGMGDLDAHNQARAVADAGRPEAGSAEFKRMWDSVRLKPIYKNGGLFLDKSDLYVAEGQYNFSSLLNHVVDVLVGGNWRQFVLNSEKTLFHEVNGPIKINELGAYMQVGKEIIKDRLKLTASGRYDKNQYFKGKFTPRITAVIQPAKDHNIRLSYQTAYRFPSTQQQWIDLTVGSGTLIGGNKVIWEAYDLINNPGYSAPEFIANPANRIPVTYKEIKPESVASYELGYKALIKNKVLLDAYVYTGQYENFIGRRDVVQFYDQSDPTKYRGISVVVNSDVKVRTFGWGMSIDWRLPSNFAVNGNISSDEIKDVPDNFRASFNSPKYRTLLGLSNTGFGPKDLFGFNVSWRWQDKIDFEGDFASGRINPTHIVDAALMYRLPAIKSQLKLGANNLLNQYYINAIGNPSIGGLYYLAFTYNLQ